Within bacterium, the genomic segment GGGACACCCGCTGGGATGACCCGGAAAGGCTCAAGACGATCCTGGACGCCGTCGGCGCCTGCATCTTCGTCAAGGACGCCGGGCGCCGGTATGTCTACGCCAATCGCGCCGCGCGCGAGCTGTTCGGCGCGCGGGCGCAGGGCATCACCGGCGCGTTCGACGACGAGATCTTCCCGCCGCCGGCGGCCGCCGCAATCCGGGACGGCGACCTCGCCGTCCTCGGACGCGGGGAGACGGTGTCCGGGGAGGAGACGCTCGCGGTGGGCGCCGGCGAACAGCCGCGTACGTGGTGGACGGTCAAATTCCCCCTGCGCGAGCCCGACGGGCAGATCAGCGGCCTGTGCGGTGTCTCGACGGAGATCACGCAGCTGCGCCGCGTCGAGCGGTCGCTGCAGCTCAGCGAGGAGCGATTCCGCAAGGTCTTCGAGACCAGCCCGGAGTCGATCGGCATCAACCGCCTTGGCGACGGGCTGTACGTCGCGGTGAACCCCGGCTTCACCCGGACCACCGGCTTCGCGGAGGCCGAGGTGCTCGGCACAACCCCGCTCGACCTGGGACTCTGGGTGGACCCCGGCGACCGCGAGCGCCTGCTGGCGGCGCTGCGGGCCAGCGGCGAGGTGCGGGACCTCGAGGCGCGCTTCCGCATGAAGGATCGCAGCGTGCGCGAGGGCCTGATGTCGGCCTCGCTCATCACGATCGACGGCGTCCCGCACGTGGTGAGCGTGACCCGCGACGTCACCGACCGCAAGCTCGCCGAGGCGCACCTGCGCGAGAGCGAGCTGCGCTACCGCGAGCTGGCGGAGTCCCTGCCGCTGACCGTCTTCGAATTCGACCGGCAGGGACGCTTCACGTACGTCAACCGCGCGGGCCTCGAAATCTTCGGCTACACCCGCGAGGACATCGAGCGCGGGCTGAACGTGCTCGAGGGGATCGTCGCCGAGGATCGGGAGCGCGCCGGCGCGGCCGTGGCCCGCCGGCTGGCCGGGAACCCGGACAGCCTCCAGGAGTACGGGGCGCTGCGCAAGGACGGGACCAGCTTCCCGATGACGATCGACTCCGCCGTCGTCTACCGGGACGGGCAGCCGGCGGGACTGCGCGGCGTGCTCAGCGACCTGACCTTGCGCAAGCAGGTGCAGGAGCACGCCCTGACGGCGGCCAAGCTGGCGTCGGTCGGGACGCTCGCCGGCGGGATTGCGCATGACTTCAACAATCTCCTGCAGGGCGTGAGCGGGTCGATCTCGCTCGCCCTCCACGCGCTGGATCGCCCCGAGGAGGCGCGGGCGCTGCTCGAACAGGCCGAGACCGCGCTGCACCGCTCCGTGAGCCTGACGAATCAGCTCCTGGCCTTCGCCAAGGGCGGCCAGCCGGTGAAGAAGGTGGTGGCGCCGGGGCCCCTGGTCGAGGCCGCGGCGAGGTTCGCGCTGAGCGGCTCGAGCATCGCCTGCGAGTTCTTCGTCGGGCCCGAGGTGCGCGCCGTGGAGGTTGACGAGGGGCAGATCGCACAGGCCGTTCACAACCTGGTCCTCAACGCCCTCCAGGCCATGCCCGAGGGAGGGCGCATCACGATCGCCGTGCGCAACGCGCCCGCGGCGGAGCTCCTCGCCGCCGGCATCCCGGGCGCGGCCGACTTCGTGGAGATTTCGGTCCGCGACGAGGGCCGCGGGATACCGCCGGAGCACCTCGGGAGGATCTTCGACCCCTACTTCAGCACGAAGGAGGCCGGCAGCGGCCTCGGTCTGGCGTCCACCCACGCGATCGTGGTGGGCCACGGCGGCGAGATCCGCGTTTCGTCGAAGGTCGGACGAGGCTCGGTCTTCTCCGTCTACCTGCCTGCCTCGGCGAGTGTGCCCGAGGCGCGCGTGCCCGAGCCGCGCGCCGCCGCGGGCGCCGGCAGGCGGGTCCTGCTCATGGACGACGATCCGCTGCTCCAGCGGGTCGCCGCCTCGATGCTCCGGCGCCTGGGACACGAGGTCGAGATCGCCCCGGACGGCGGCGAGGCCGTCGCGCTCTTCCAGCAGGCGCGCGCCGCTGGAGCGCCGTTCGATCTGGTGATCCTGGACCTGACGGTCCGCGGCGGCATGGGCGGGAAGGAGGCGTTGCGCCGGCTGCAGGAGATCGAGCCCTCCGTGCGGGCGATCGTGTCCAGCGGCTACTCGGAGGACGCGGCGATCGCCTCGTATCAGGAGCACGGGTTCCGGGCAGCGCTGCGCAAGCCATACCGGGTCGCGGACCTCGAGGGTGCGCTCGAGCGGGCGCTCGGCTGAGGGTGATCGGGGTCCGCGCCCAAGGCCGGAAGGTCGCCGTCCGCGTGATCAGTCAGTTCGGCGACGAGTGCAGGAAGGCCCTGGATCTCTCGCCTTGACATCTTGATGTGCGAGCGCTACATTTTGATGTATGAAGCGCACAACCCTGGCTCTGGACGATGATCTATTGCAGAAGCTGCGCCTGCGCGCCGCCCGGGAGGGGCGCTCGATGCAGGCGGTCGCCAACGACCTGATCCGCCATTCCATTGAGATCGGGAACCGTCCCCGCGATCCGTACCGTCTCGATCTCAAGGGGTGGGAGGCGCAGACGCGTCCTGGCGTCGATCTCCTGGACCGGGACGCCCTCTTTGACCTCATGGACGGGCGCTGAAACGCGTGGTCGCGGTCGACACCAACGTCCTGGTCTTCGCGGAGATAGCGGGCAGCCCGAAGCATGCCCGGGCGCGTGAAGTCCTGACCTCGCTGGCGGAGGGTGTGACACCCTGGGCCCTCCCCTGGCCCTGCGTCTACGAGTTCCTGCGCGTCGTCACCCACCCGCGGGTGTTCTCGCCGCCGGTGCCGCTCGCGCGCGCCCTCGAAGATGTCGGGCACATCCTGGCATCGCCCTCGCTCGTGCTGCTGCGGGAGACAGAACGCCACCCCGAGATCATGCGGCAGGTGATCGCAGAGTCCGGCGCCGCGGGCAACCTGCTCCACGACGCGCACATCGCCGCGCTCTGCCGGGAGCACGGCGTCGGTGAGATCATCACCGGGGACCGTGACTTCAGCCGTTTCAGCGGGCTGAGCGTCACCGACCCCTTCTAGGCCGGAACGACCCGCCGCATGGCGATGGCCGAAGACGCTGCTGCGGCCCGGGCGCTGCTCGACATCCGCAACCTCACGCACCGCTTCGGCGGGCTGATCGCCGTCAACGAGTTCTCGCTCGCGGTCGCGCCCGGCGAGCTGGTCGGCGTGATCGGGCCGAACGGCGCGGGCAAGACCACGGTCTTCAACCTGATCTCCGGCGTCTACCGCGCCAGCTCGGGAAGCATCCGCTTCGACGGGCAGGAGCTGGTCGGCCGGGCGACCCACGAGATCTCGCGCCTCGGCATCGCGCGCACCTTCCAGAACATCCGGCTCTTCCGCGACGCGACGGTGCTCGACAACGTGCGGACCGCGCTCGACGCCACGGCGCGCTACGGCACCGCGGGGGCGCTGCTGCACGGCGGCGGGATGCGCCGGGAGGAGGAGCGCATCATCGCCGAGGCGCGCGAGCTGCTGGCGCTGCTCAAGCTCGAGCGCCTCGCCGGGGAGACCGCGGCGAGCCTGCCGTACGGTCTTCAGCGGCGGCTGGAGATCGCGCGGGCGCTGGCGCTGCGGCCGCGGCTGCTGCTGCTCGATGAGCCTGCGGCGGGGATGAACCCGAGCGAGATCGGCGGGCTGATGGAGCTGATCGCCTGGGTGCGCGAGCGCTTCTCGCTGACGATCCTGCTCATCGAGCACCAGATGCGGCTCGTGATGGGCATCTGCGAGCGCCTGACGGTGCTGGATTTCGGCGCCACGATCGCCGCCGGGACGCCCGCCCAGGTGCGCGCCCACCCGCGGGTGCTCGAGGCGTACCTCGGTGAGGAGGGCGCTTCCGGCGCGAGCGGCGTTGGCACCGGGGGAGGGCCGCCGTGAGCGCCGCTGACGTCCTGCTGTCGGTGCGCGGCCTGTCCGTCGCCTACGGCGGGATCAGCGCGGTGCGCGAGGTCTCGTTCGACGTGCGGCGCGGCGAGATCGTCACGCTCATCGGCGGCAACGGCGCCGGCAAGAGCTCGATCCTGCGGGCGATCTCGGGCGTGGTGCCGCGCGCCGGCGCGGTCGTCTACGACGGGACGGACCTCGCGCGCGTGCCGGCGCACCGCATCGTGGCGCTCGGGATCGCGCAGGTGCCGGAGGGGCGGGGGATCTTCGGCAACCTCTCCGTCGCGGAGAACCTGCGCCTCGCCACCTGGCAGCGGCGGTTCGGGAAGCAGCGCGACGGGCGGGGCATCGCCGCGGACCTCGAGCGCGTCTTCGCGATCTTCCCGCGCCTGCGCGAGCGCCTGCGCCAGATGGGCGGCACGCTCTCCGGCGGCGAGCAGCAGATGCTCGCGGTGGGGCGCGCGCTGATGTCGCGGCCCC encodes:
- a CDS encoding PAS domain S-box protein; amino-acid sequence: MERREEPAAGEGGSGGDTRWDDPERLKTILDAVGACIFVKDAGRRYVYANRAARELFGARAQGITGAFDDEIFPPPAAAAIRDGDLAVLGRGETVSGEETLAVGAGEQPRTWWTVKFPLREPDGQISGLCGVSTEITQLRRVERSLQLSEERFRKVFETSPESIGINRLGDGLYVAVNPGFTRTTGFAEAEVLGTTPLDLGLWVDPGDRERLLAALRASGEVRDLEARFRMKDRSVREGLMSASLITIDGVPHVVSVTRDVTDRKLAEAHLRESELRYRELAESLPLTVFEFDRQGRFTYVNRAGLEIFGYTREDIERGLNVLEGIVAEDRERAGAAVARRLAGNPDSLQEYGALRKDGTSFPMTIDSAVVYRDGQPAGLRGVLSDLTLRKQVQEHALTAAKLASVGTLAGGIAHDFNNLLQGVSGSISLALHALDRPEEARALLEQAETALHRSVSLTNQLLAFAKGGQPVKKVVAPGPLVEAAARFALSGSSIACEFFVGPEVRAVEVDEGQIAQAVHNLVLNALQAMPEGGRITIAVRNAPAAELLAAGIPGAADFVEISVRDEGRGIPPEHLGRIFDPYFSTKEAGSGLGLASTHAIVVGHGGEIRVSSKVGRGSVFSVYLPASASVPEARVPEPRAAAGAGRRVLLMDDDPLLQRVAASMLRRLGHEVEIAPDGGEAVALFQQARAAGAPFDLVILDLTVRGGMGGKEALRRLQEIEPSVRAIVSSGYSEDAAIASYQEHGFRAALRKPYRVADLEGALERALG
- a CDS encoding DUF2191 domain-containing protein; protein product: MKRTTLALDDDLLQKLRLRAAREGRSMQAVANDLIRHSIEIGNRPRDPYRLDLKGWEAQTRPGVDLLDRDALFDLMDGR
- a CDS encoding TA system VapC family ribonuclease toxin; protein product: MVAVDTNVLVFAEIAGSPKHARAREVLTSLAEGVTPWALPWPCVYEFLRVVTHPRVFSPPVPLARALEDVGHILASPSLVLLRETERHPEIMRQVIAESGAAGNLLHDAHIAALCREHGVGEIITGDRDFSRFSGLSVTDPF
- a CDS encoding ABC transporter ATP-binding protein; this translates as MAEDAAAARALLDIRNLTHRFGGLIAVNEFSLAVAPGELVGVIGPNGAGKTTVFNLISGVYRASSGSIRFDGQELVGRATHEISRLGIARTFQNIRLFRDATVLDNVRTALDATARYGTAGALLHGGGMRREEERIIAEARELLALLKLERLAGETAASLPYGLQRRLEIARALALRPRLLLLDEPAAGMNPSEIGGLMELIAWVRERFSLTILLIEHQMRLVMGICERLTVLDFGATIAAGTPAQVRAHPRVLEAYLGEEGASGASGVGTGGGPP
- a CDS encoding ABC transporter ATP-binding protein: MSAADVLLSVRGLSVAYGGISAVREVSFDVRRGEIVTLIGGNGAGKSSILRAISGVVPRAGAVVYDGTDLARVPAHRIVALGIAQVPEGRGIFGNLSVAENLRLATWQRRFGKQRDGRGIAADLERVFAIFPRLRERLRQMGGTLSGGEQQMLAVGRALMSRPRLLLLDEPSMGLSPVLVREIFRVLGEINAAGTTVLLVEQNANLALHAAHRAHVLETGAIVRSGTGVELLHDPAVRAAYLGG